The proteins below come from a single Gossypium raimondii isolate GPD5lz chromosome 2, ASM2569854v1, whole genome shotgun sequence genomic window:
- the LOC105789162 gene encoding hydroxymethylglutaryl-CoA synthase codes for MAKNVGILAMDIYFPPTCVQQEALEAHDGASKGKYTIGLGQDCMAFCTEVEDVISMSLTAVTSLLAKYKIDPKQIGRLEVGSETVIDKSKSIKTFLMQIFEKSGNTDIEGVDSTNACYGGTAALFNCVNWVESSSWDGRYGLVVCTDSAVYAEGPARPTGGAAAIAMLIGPDAPIAFESKLRGSHMSHAYDFYKPNLASEYPVVDGKLSQTCYLMALDTCYKYFCHKYEKLEGKQFSLSDAAYFVFHSPYNKLVQKSFSRLLFNDFLRNASSVDEITKEKLAPFSTLTGDESYQSRDLEKASQQASKCLYDAKVQPTTLIPKQVGNMYTASLYAAFASLIHNKNSELAGKRVILFSYGSGLTATMFSLRFHEGQHPFSLSNIVSVMNVAGKLKSRHEFPPEKFVETMKLMEHRYGAKDFVTSKDCSLLSPGTYYLTEVDSMYRRFYAKKDGDFAACDNGSVANGH; via the exons ACAG GAAGCATTGGAGGCTCATGATGGTGCTAGTAAGGGGAAATACACCATTGGACTTGGACAAGATTGCATGGCCTTTTGTACAGAAGTGGAAGATGTTATCTCTATGAG TTTAACAGCTGTTACTTCACTCCTTGCAAAGTATAAGATTGATCCCAAACAAATTGGCCGTCTTGAAGTTGGTAGTGAGACTGTGATCGACAAGAGCAAGTCCATTAAGACCTTCTTGATGCAAATCTTTGAG AAATCTGGAAACACTGACATCGAAGGGGTTGACTCGACTAATGCATGCTATGGAGGGACTGCAGCTTTATTTAACTGTGTCAATTGGGTTGAAAGTAGTTCATGGGATGGACGATATGGTCTTGTTGTCTGTACTGACAGTGCG GTCTATGCAGAAGGACCTGCCCGGCCTACTGGAGGAGCAGCAGCAATTGCTATGCTAATAGGGCCTGATGCTCCTATTGCTTTTGAAAGCAAATTACGTGGAAGTCATATGTCCCATGCCTACGACTTTTACAAGCCTAACCTTGCTAGTGAATATCCG GTTGTCGATGGGAAACTTTCTCAAACATGCTATCTCATGGCTCTCGATACTTGCTACAAATATTTCTGTCACAA GTATGAGAAACTAGAGGGCAAACAGTTCTCTCTTTCTGATGCTGCATACTTCGTATTCCATTCTCCGTATAACAAG CTTGTGCAGAAAAGCTTTTCTCGTTTGTTGTTCAACGACTTCTTGAGGAATGCCag TTCTGTCGATGAAATTACCAAGGAAAAACTGGCTCCATTCTCAACTTTGACCGGTGACGAAAGCTACCAAAGCCGGGATCTTGAGAAG GCATCCCAACAAGCTTCAAAGTGCCTTTATGATGCCAAGGTGCAACCAACTACCTTGATACCAAAGCAAGTTGGCAACATGTATACTGCATCTCTTTATGCTGCCTTTGCATCCCTTATTCACAACAAAAACAGTGAATTG GCAGGAAAGCGGGTGATTTTATTCTCTTACGGAAGTGGTTTAACTGCCACAATGTTTTCATTGCGATTCCATGAAGGTCAACACCCCTTTAGCCTATCGAACATTGTATCAGTGATGAATGTAGCCGGGAAATTGAAGTCAAGGCACGAG TTTCCCCCTGAGAAGTTTGTTGAGACTATGAAGCTCATGGAGCATAGGTACGGAGCCAAGGATTTCGTGACAAGCAAAGACTGTAGCCTTTTGTCTCCCGGAACATACTACCTCACCGAAGTTGATTCCATGTACCGGAGATTCTACGCAAAGAAGGACGGGGACTTTGCTGCTTGCGATAATGGTTCCGTTGCCAACGGTCATTAG
- the LOC105789163 gene encoding bifunctional dTDP-4-dehydrorhamnose 3,5-epimerase/dTDP-4-dehydrorhamnose reductase, which translates to MGFPANGSSDKPLKFLIYGRTGWIGGLLGKLCESQGIDYEYGSGRLENRISLESDIANVKPTHVFNAAGVTGRPNVDWCESHKVETIRTNVVGTLTLADVCRDKGLILINYATGCIFEYDEAHQIGTGFGFKEEDTPNFTGSFYSKTKAMVEELLKNYENVCTLRVRMPISSDLANPRNFITKITRYDKVVNIPNSMTILDELLPISIEMGKRNLTGIWNFTNPGVVSHNEILEMYRDYIDPNFTWKNFNLEEQAKVIVAPRSNNELDATKLKTEFPELLSIKESLIKYVFEPNKKTGGA; encoded by the exons ATGGGGTTTCCGGCTAATGGCTCATCGGACAAACCATTGAAGTTCCTGATCTACGGTCGAACTGGTTGGATCGGTGGTTTATTAGGCAAACTCTGCGAATCCCAGGGAATCGATTACGAGTACGGCTCCGGCCGTTTGGAGAACCGGATTTCGCTTGAGTCCGACATAGCCAACGTGAAACCGACCCATGTATTCAATGCCGCCGGTGTCACCGGTCGTCCGAATGTCGATTGGTGCGAATCCCATAAGGTGGAGACCATCAGAACCAATGTGGTCGGGACCCTTACCCTCGCTGACGTTTGCAGAGACAAAGGCCTCATCTTGATTAATTATGCTACAGGTTGCATCTTTGAGTACGATGAGGCTCATCAGATCGGAACGGGTTTCGGGTTTAAGGAAGAGGATACTCCGAATTTCACCGGTTCCTTTTATTCTAAGACCAAGGCTATG GTGGAGGAATTGCTCaagaattatgaaaatgtatgtACCTTGCGAGTTAGGATGCCTATTTCATCGGATTTAGCCAATCCCCGAAACTTCATCACAAAAATCACTCGGTACGATAAAGTGGTTAACATTCCTAACTCGATGACCATCCTCGATGAGCTTCTTCCGATTTCCATCGAGATGGGAAAGAGGAACTTGACCGGAATTTGGAACTTTACAAACCCGGGAGTGGTCAGTCACAATGAGATATTAGAAATGTACCGTGACTACATTGACCCTAACTTCACCTGGAAGAACTTCAATCTCGAGGAGCAGGCCAAAGTTATCGTAGCCCCGAGAAGCAACAACGAACTCGATGCCACCAAATTGAAGACAGAATTCCCTGAGCTCCTTTCGATTAAAGAGTCTCTTATTAAGTATGTATTCGAACCGAATAAGAAGACTGGTGGAGCTTGA